The genomic DNA TGATCGGCAAAGCGAAGCAGTTGCGACGAGATGGAGTTGTAGCCCCATTTCAGGAGATCGCTATCGAGGGTATTACTGACTCTGTATCTCCACCAGCCATACCGTGTGATATTGAGCTTCAGGAAAAGGGAAAAATTATTCGATTTAGGAAAGTAGACCTCTTAGTGGAATACCTTAAAAAGGTGTCGTAATGCTTCCTAGTAGGCGCATGAGAGTCTTTGCTTGTAAGAAACCTACAGACATGAGGGCTTCCTTCGATTCGCTATATAAACAGACAAAGGATGTTATCGGCGCCGATCCAATGTCTGGTCACATGTTTCTCTTTGTAAACAAGAACAGAACCCGAGTCAAAGTCCTCTATTACG from Pseudobacteriovorax antillogorgiicola includes the following:
- the tnpB gene encoding IS66 family insertion sequence element accessory protein TnpB (TnpB, as the term is used for proteins encoded by IS66 family insertion elements, is considered an accessory protein, since TnpC, encoded by a neighboring gene, is a DDE family transposase.) — translated: MRVFACKKPTDMRASFDSLYKQTKDVIGADPMSGHMFLFVNKNRTRVKVLYYDGTGFVIIAKRLDKGRFSKLNPYYKRDIILTQAEFSLFFEGATVNKRFIESP